The Prionailurus bengalensis isolate Pbe53 chromosome C2, Fcat_Pben_1.1_paternal_pri, whole genome shotgun sequence DNA segment TGtgggccctgctctgggctggggGCTCTCCCAGGAGCCCGTGGTAAGCAAGCTCCTGGCACGCGGGCATGCAGCcagctctgcctgccccccccccccaccagaggcAGATGGGAGCAAGGATGCCATCGCAGACTCAGGTGGGACCCCATTATTCAGTAGCCTGCCTCATGTGTGGGGGGCTGAGGTGGGTCCTCATCACCAGCCCTTTTTCCAGGTGGTGAACCGGCTGGGCCTGGACTCTCTATCCCCTTTCAACCCCAAGGAGAGGATCATCGAGTGAGCACAGCCCTCACCCCCGCAGACACCTGCCTCAGTCCTTCCAGAGCCTTCCAGTTGGCCACTCATCCATCGGCAAATGCCAGGGTGCCCGTGCCAGCCATGAGGCCGGAGGCTGGTTGAGGGGACACAGTGAGGTCCCAGCAGGGTCCCACTGTGTCCTCACGAGGGCTTCTGCGTGGGCATGGCCACTCTGCAAACTGGGACTGTGTCCCGTCCCCTGTGTTGGTGAGGGGGTGCgtgggaggggcctggggtcAAGGATCAGGGTCTGAGCCAGCCCTGCCCTCACAGCCTGGCAGTAGTGACCCTGGATCCTGTCTTCCATTCCCCTGTCCCCGAAagccccatcccccatccctgGCCCTGCGTGACGGAGGACACatcccctgtccctgcccctagctcttccctcccctctctgagctttgCTGAGCCGACCCTTCCCCACAGGTACCTGGTCCCCAACAGTGGGCCTGAGCAGAGCCTGGTGAGCAAGTCTCTGTGTGCCTTCGTCCGTGAGGTGGGCGCCCGCTCGGCGGCCCCGGGGGGTGGCTCGGTGGCAGCGGCCAGTGCAGCCATGGTGAGTGCGAGGCAAGGGGCGAGGGACGAGGACAGGGCCCGGGGCGCCTGGCCTGGGGTCCCGAGTCTCACGCGTGGCTCATGCCTCGCCTAGGGTGCCGCGCTGGCCTCCATGGCCGGCCTGATGACCTATGGGCGGCGCCAGTTTGAACACCTGGATGCCACCATGCGGCGCCTGATCCCACCCTTCCACGCGGCCTCTGCTGAGCTGACCGCGCTAGTGGACGCGGACGCCCGGGCCTTCCAGGCCTACCTGGTGAGTGCTCAGAGAGGGGGTCAGCTCATGATGGGGGGCGCGCTGGGGAGAGAAAGCTCCTGCGGGGTCACAGAGAACttgcaggagggggaggggctgttgCAGGCTCGGGTGTCCGGGCACCAGGGGAGGTTGGAGCCCCCGCCTTGAGCGTGAAAGGCTGCTTCAGGGGCTCTGAGAGTTTGGCGCAGGCGTGACCCCACGCTCACATCCATGGCGgcggcagggtggggtgggaagttCAGTTCAGGCTCAGCACCTGCCCCCCAGCTGCCCGTGAGTCCTACAGTCGGGTTGGCACCCAGACCCGCAGACGCTGCAGGAAGGCGTCAAACAGGGAGGGTGGGCAGTGAAAATCCTAGAAGAGCCGGTGACCGATGGTCCGAGAGAGACTGGAGAAGACATTTCAGCCACAAGGTAGAGAGAGGACCACAGGGAGAGCTGGCGGGTCAGATCAGAACCCGCTCGCTCACGGGCAAGAGGCAGCTGGTGTGCCGGGTGGTGGGCGACAGAGAGGGGGCTCAGAACCCAGGGCAGAGGACGGAGGAGTCCAGGACCAAAGCCTGGCCATGCGTCTGTGTCTGAGAGCAGTTCCTGGTGGAGAGGCATGAGCTCGCAGCTGCCAGCCGCCCCAGAGCCACCTCGCGGGCAGAGCTGGGGTGAAGGGCAGTCTGGGGAGCAGGCGGGCCCGCACTCTGATGACCGCTGGTGACCTCCAGGGCACGCCGTGCACCCCCAGAGTGAAGGCTGTATGCAGACAGGGAAGAATCAGAGTCTCATCTAAATGAGTCACCATCTGGAACTCAAGTTCATGTCCTCTGGGAGGGAGGTGTAGAGACAGACCTCCTTTTcccatttgtgtttttatgtttaaatttcattGGTTTGCTTTTGAAAGGAGGTAAAAGCTTCAGGGGGTTCAGAATTCACAAGGGCAGGAGAGTAGCAGATGAGAAGACCCGatgccctgcctccccctgcccacacGCCCTGAACAGGTGCAAGTTCTAGGGCATGTGTCCTGGGATGGTTATCTATATTCTCGTAgatgcagctttttttttctctcctttcttacaCAAATGGCGTCACACGTGTTCTTAGTTCGCCTCTTGCATTTCTAACTGGGTGTTCTGTCAGATCTTTCTATACTGGCGCATAGAGGCCACACCCctcgctgccagcacagatcttCCCCAACTTACCAGGGGGTCACATCCAAAAGCCCATCATAGATTGGAAACAGCGTAAGGCGAAAACGCATTTGCTGCACGTAACTTACGCACATCACACTTAGCTGGTCTGCCTTACACGTGCTCAGAACACTTCCGTTGGCCTGCGGACGGGCACAGCCGCCTGGCCCACAGCTTGTTTTACAAGGAGGGTGGACGTCTCGAGTAGTTGACCGAATACCATACCGAAGTGACAGGCAGACCGTGTGGGCCCAGAACGGTCGTCGGTGTGCGGGGACCGCGTGGCCGCCCAGCCCCGGGGTGACACGGCGTGGGGAAACTCCAGGCACCGTGTTTACTGAACGCACATCCTTTGGCACCGCTTACGGTCGAAAATCCTAAGCCGAACCCTTGTCAGTTGGGGACTGTCTGTATCCTGCAGACGTCTGGGTCACAGCACGGTTGGCCAGCCCCACTGGGGGATTTAGGCCCTTTAGTCGGCACCCGGGCGGTTGCTGTGGACGCCTCTGGCGTCCGTCACTGGGGGCGGTGGGCAGCCTGTGGGAATGATTCGCAGAAGGACTTGCTGCCCAAGGTGGGTGCGCTTCTTTGAAGGACGCTGCCAAGTGGCCCTTGCGGGGCTGCACGGATGGGGCTCTGCCCGAGGGGTCTGAGGGCTCCTCCCCGGGACCCCTGCCGTCGGACTTGTAGTCACCCCGTGGTTTGTCTCCTGGAGCGGCCCTGGCGTGTGCTGCCCAATGTGTGTGGCAAGGAGCGTTTCTTGTCTTCCTCACGGCGGTGTCGTGTCCCTTCTGGAGAGGAAAGGCACTTTCCCGCTGGCTAGGACCTTCTCGCACACGTGGGGCTCGCTCTGTGGTTTGCCGCTGGCCGTTTGCTTCTGGCGGTGCTCGTGCTGCTTCCTGCCCGGGAGCTTGGTGGGCTGCGTGGGTTTTCGTCCCTGAGCTTGGAGTGTGCCGTTTGTTCTTTCCTGTCACGGTTCACAGGGCCTCCTGGCCGTGCTTGCTGGGCTTCTTCCTGGTTCTTCCCAGACTCCTGTGCTCTGAGAGGCGGTTAGGGAGAAGCATCAGTTTAAATATAGATACAAACATTTAGGGCTAACCACCAGCGATTAGAAATAAGGCGAATGAATAGAAAACAACGGGAGGgaggtagaaaaatgaaaatcgaatcagaaggcagggaagaaaagaaagataatcagCAAGGGTGTGTGATTTAGAGAGCGCACCGTCGGAAGTCACACAAGCAAGAGCGGGAGCAGTGTGCCACGCTCCCTGGAAGCAGGTAGAGttctgggaaaaaaaagggacattcttgtcttgtgcCAAATGCGCAAGTAATTTTCAGGTGGGGTTAAACAAAGTTCACAGTAAGCCTAACTCCAAGTGGGTGGCATCCTCGCCTGGACACAGATGTGACCGCGTGAAGGACAGGCTTCACTGACATCAGCCCCGATTGGCCCAGTGGAGACTCAGAGCACCCAGCCTGGCGGCCTCACGGTGACAGCCGGGGTCAGTGCCCCACGTGTGTGAGGACTGCTGTGGAGACTGGGGGGAGGCAGCCCCGGGAGACTCAGGAGACGCTGGGGCAGTGACTCCGTGGGTTCTGGGCGGGGCCAGGGCTCACTTGCCATCAGGCCTGCTGACACAAGCGTCCGCCGACTTTTGGGTGGAGATTTATCCAAATCTTCAACAGGCACATTCCCCACCTGGCAAGGCCCTCAAGCCCTGGGCCCTTGCAGTGGGCAGGGTGGGATTTCGGTGTGTGAGGGAGAGGCCTGGGCAGACGGGGGTGCACAGATGGGGGGCTGACGTAGTCACCGGCATAGGGTGAGCGTGGCCAGTCCCGGAGGAGGGCCCGAGCCAGTACTGGTGGGGGACACACCCGTGAGGTCTAGACTCGAGTGGTACAgttgcctgtgtttttttttttttaatttatttttaattttttaatgtttatttatttttgagagacagagacagagcaccagcaggggaggggcagagagaaagggagacacagaatccgaagcaggctccaggctctgacctgtcagcacagagcccgatgcaggacttgaacccaagaaccacgagatcatgacctgagctgaagttggacacttaacctactgaaccccccaggtgctcccagtTGCCTGTGTTAACGCACAAGCAGTGACTGGAATCCATGCTGTGTGAGGAGACACCTGGTCCCTGAGGGTGTCCCCAATCCCTGAGTGCCTGGAACCTGGCAGAAGTGCTCCCAGTGTATCCATGCCTGCAGAAATGCCAGCCCTGGGGGTGCTGGTGTGGACACTGCCTCTTGACCTGCCCAGACTCTCCGTGTGGCCCCAGGCTACGGCCACTGCTCACCCCACTCGCTTGTGTGTTCTGTTCTGGCAGGAGGCAACGAAGCTGCCCAAGGACACACCTGAGGACAGGGACAGGTGAGTCGTGGGGCAGTGTCGCCCCGGGCCATGAACACCCAGGTGCCTTGATCTCGGAGACATTTCATCCACCCGCTGGGGCTGTGTTGTGATTGGGGAATGACTTCCCTGTTGGCCCCACCCTGGTTCTGTGTGCTGGCGGGGCCCTGTGGGTGGGGTCCGGGCGGCCCCTGGGCTCTCACCATGGACCCCCTTGGTTTTAGGCGTGCGGCTGCCCTGCAGGAGGGGCTGAGGCAGGCGGTGGCCGTGCCCCTGGCGCTAGCAGAGAAGGTGGCCTCGCTATGGCCCGCGCTGCAGGAGTTGGCACAGTGTGGAAACCTGGCCTGCCGGTCCGACCTGCAGGTGCTTGGGACTCAGCCTCCCATTGTAGGGGAGCAGCGGGGAGGGTCGTTGGGTACTTACTGATCCAGGCCCCGGGAAGGAGCACTTCCCATGGGGTCCTGGCTGGTCTTAGCCCGCAGAGCACGTTGGTTCGTCCTGTTTTAAAAGTGGGAAGTAAGGATTTTATTTAAGCCTGCATGGCAGAGGGGCTGAAAGTCTAATGTATCTCCAGAGTCCACCCCTGACCATAGCCCACAGACTGTCCCGGGGACCCCATCTCCTACCCTGCCTcatcctctccccttccctccttctcacGGCTGCTATTCTGGAAAATGCCTAAGCCCCCTCGCAGATGTGCACAGGTCACCCTGTGCCCTGCCGGTGCGTGGAAGGCTCAGGGTGTGGGAGCATCAGAATGGGCTCTGTGATTTCCACAGTCTGTCCTGAGCTCCAGTGTGTGGGGTCTCTACAAGAGAGACACCTGTTTTCGGTGGTCCTGGGGCCTTGGAgaagcctcccttcctcccctggggGGCAGCCATATGCCATCTGGGCACAAGTGGCTTGGCGGTTCTGGGTTCTGGATTCATCCCCAGGCTGTGCTCTGACCTGCTCTCCCCTGGTCGCTGGCAGGTGGGAAGCAGGGATGGGACTCAGGAGCGCCGGCCAtagtcagagcctgaagctggcaGGCCAGCAGGCCACGCCTTGCTCAGACCCGAGGgggcctctttttctttctttttagaaaaattttttaaatctttatttattttcagagagagacagagtgtgagcaggggaggagctgaggggagggagacgcagaatcagaagcgagctccaggccccgagctgtcagcacagagcccgatgcagggctcgaactcacgaaccgtgagatcgtgacctgagccgaagtcggatgcttaaccggctgagccacccaggcgccgagGGGACCTCATTTTCTCCGCTCCGGCTGTGGTTGTCATCTGTTTCTGGAGGGGCCAGGCCAGAGCCCCCCCTGCTGTGCGTGGAGCCCCATAGCCTCCTCAGACAGGCCAACCCTGTGTCTCATGGGGACCCCCGGGGTGCTCAGTTTGCCATCTTTACTGATGGGGCATGAGAGCCCCCAGTCGTGGCCCCGTGTAGCAGAGTGGGTAGAGCGGGCCTGCCATCTGCGGGGTCACGGACCGCCAGCCCCATGCCTGGTGCCTGTTGCAGGTGGCGGCCAAAGCCCTGGAGACAGGCGTGTTTGGGGCATATTTCAACGTGCTCATCAACCTGAAGGATGTCACCGACAGCGCGTTTAAGGAGCAGGTGAGCGGGAGGGCATGGGGGCTGGGCCCCGTGGCGGGACCTGGAGGTTGCCCTCAGGGCTGTGGTTCCAAGATGCGGGCCTGGGGGAAGTGTCCACCTGTGGAGATGATCCTCTGGCCTCCTGTGGTGGCCGTTGTCCTCTCTGGGGTTTCTGTGGTGGCAGGTGGCCAGGCCTCatcagctggggggggggggctggggggctgctCAGTGGGAGCCCCCATGCCCTCTATGGGGCCATCCTGAGCTGCCTTCTACACTCACCTGCCTGGTGGGGCCGCCAAGGCTGGGGTCCCCACGGTCGGCACCATAGCACTGGCGCACGTGATCTCAAAGAACGGTCACCAACCTACGATGCGATCTTAGCTTCAGCCTCTGTGAAAATTTCATTGTGATCGCTGTTGAGGTCAATTTGAGGAATATACTGtccaccattttaaagtgtgcaaCTCAGCGCATTCTGCACATGTGTGACCACCGCCTCTATcaagttccagaacattctcatcactcCAAAGGgaggcccctcccccattgtaaGACCCCTTTTCCTCAGCCCATAGCCCCTGACACCACTCGTCTGTCTCTGTGATTTTgcaataatctttaaaaagtgaCCTTCCAGCTCGGGACGAAGGCCTTTTCAGGGGCTGAGCTTGGCCTCTGAGGGAAGTCGCTGTCCACCACGTGCCCACGTGGCTGTGGACTGAAGGATGGGCGTGGGGACACAGCCTTACCCTCTGCAGTGGTGGCTAAAGTGGGAAAAACAGGAGGGTGGGGGGCCTGGGCCCGACAGTCCTTACATCTCAAGAGAGACATGAGAGGAATTGGGGTTCCCCAGGTGGGGGGCTCGGGACCACCCCAGAGAGGACGGACCAGGGAGCATGGCCAGAGGGCGCAGAGAGGTGGCAGGGACTCTGGGCCGGCGGGGACGGGCTGCGGGTGCAGGGTGACACCTGGCCTTTGTCTGGCAGACCCGCCAGCACATCTCCAGCCTTCTGCAGGAAGCCAAGACCCAGGCAGCGCTGGTGCTGGACCGCTTGGAGGCCCGGCAGGAGTGAGGACGCTGGAGACCTCGTGGGCTCTGCACccctcagtgcccctcccccttcccagaaGGGTCCAGCCTCGCCCGACAGCACAGGACAGCCTCCAGTCACCACCCCTGTGGGGCCCGGGGTGGGCTGGGTGGGGCCAGGGCTCTGTTTGGGGTGGCAGAACCACTTCCCGCCATCTCTTGTGGCTTCTAGTAAAGTCACGGCATACCAATAGTGTAGTGTGTTTGGGGATGGAAGTGTgtttgggggaagaagggaaaggtcGAGCTACGTGGGCGGGGATGGGGGGCTCATGATGAGTGCGCATGGGGGCAGGTGGTCAGAGGAAGTGTGGGCACAGCATGAGATGACACACTGGTTCCAGGATTCCATGGATGGGTGTGAGATGCCACTGGGGCCTGAGCCACAGGTCTCTGGGAGCACCCGGGGCTCACTGAAGGGTGCCTGGGCTAGGTGGCCCTGGGGTCATGCATGGGACAGAAGTGCCCCAGATAGTAGGGCCCCTCCATCACATCTCAGGGAGGGGGTGTGGCCGGCGTCCGGTGCTGTGGGGGTGGCCAGGTCCAGATGCTGGGGCGggtgaggagaaaaaggaacagcatGCCGGGAATTCGTGGGTCAGGTGATGAGTTCCCCTGACCTGGCGGGGAGGGGACAAACCATCAGACCCGGGGGTCCCAGGAGGGCAGTTCCCCCATCTCCCAGCCCACAGCCCCTCTACCTTCTGTCGCGTCCCCCTGAAGGATCTAGGGAGGGATGTCGTGGAGGTTCCCCAGGGCTTCTGTAGGAGCGCAGGCTGGGCCCATGAGACCCTCCCGCCTGGCAGGCAGCCCCAGATTCAGGTGTTGCCGGGCCAGGGATGACAGCGGTGACTGAGGGGTGTGCGAGGGGCTCTGGGTGGGAGCTCCAGGTAGAGGAAGACAGCAGGTGTGCAGCGGCCCTGGTGAGGGGTGCTGGTGAGGCTCGGCGCAGGTGGCTGCGTTCCCCAGCGGGATGCCACCCTGGGGGCTCCGAGTCTTGACTGGGCGAGGGTGGGCTCTGCCACAGGAGGCCACGCCATCCCCAGCTGCAGGCTGAGCTTTTCCTAGTTTCATCTTTCAAAAGACGCAACGTGTTACGTGCTCAAAAACCGAAGCGACGCAGAGGTTGCGTGAAGCCTCGTTACCCCGTCCCCGCCAGCCCCCCACGCCCTCTTCAGGGTTCACTGCTTCTGTGTTTCGTGCCCACGTAGCATCTAGTGAAGCGTGAACATAGATTCTCAATTCTTGCTTCACTGTGTAAGGAGAGCAGATTACATGCTGGATTTTGATTCTACTTCCCGAGAGCCCCGAAGGCCTTTCGTATTGGTATTTAGAGAATGTGTTTTATTCACTCATCCTTTCCCCGTAGTTTCTTAACCATTTCACTGTGAAATATAAGACACATTCAGAAACCACGACCAGTAGCTCAAGGATTTGTGCCCATGTCCTGGGTGACCCTCTCGTGTCACAGAATCCCCCTGACCCCCACAACCCTGCACTAAGATGACTGGACCCGTTTTCCTCTTGGCCCGTCAGGCAGGTGCAAGCTTGACAGTTCGGATGTCCCTGTTTGAACATTTGAGAGGAGATGTCAGTGACAGGTCGCTGGTGAGGAGATCTTAGCGAGGGGACGTTGGGGAGGGACATAAATGAGAGGATGTTATTGAAAAGATGTTAACGAGGGGACGTTGTTAAGGGGACATTGATGTGGGCTTTACTGTGGGGACATCATTCATGAGGGATGCTGGTGTGTGGACACTGGTAAGGAGACGGGTTAGCATATGGTTAGTATATGTTTGGGATGTTAGGGATGTTTGTTAGGGCATGCTGCTGGGGGAACCTTGGCGAGGAGACGTTAATGTGGGGATATTAGAGGGCATGTGTTGCTTTGAGAGTCAGGAGGAGTGTTGCTGGTGTGGGTCCCTCATCGAGATTGTGAGGGTCTAGATCATTCTAGTCCAGGTCTGTCCTTCCTCCAGAGCAGAATTCATAGTACATTCACTCAGGATGAGAGACCCCTTCAAACACATTGTTGCAGAGGTCACAGAGTACACGTGTTGTTTCTGGGTAAGGGGACCCATGGCCTTGGgcacattaaaactttttttaaatgtttatttatttttgagagagagaaaacagagtgtgagcagggaagggcagagagaaagacccagaatccaaagcaggctccaggctctgagctgtcagcacagagcccaatacagggctcaaacccacaaatggtgagatcatgacctgagccgaagtcggatgcttaactgactgagccacccaggcgccccaacttacgCACATTTTTGAGGCCTGGGGAGTCCACTGAGCTCCCACAGGGAGCTAGGACCCCCACTTTTGGGCGTGGCATGCTGGTGATGCCTCGTGGCTGGCACCTCTCACCGTCCTGGGTGGGTTCTGTAACCACTGTGCTGTGTGCTTtggtttcagacttctggcctccaggttGGAGGACAAtcaatttctgctgtttaagccacccagttagTGGTGGCTTGTTGAGGCAGCCCGAGCAAACAACAAACAGGAAGGTTAGAGGGTGTACCTGCGGGAGCCGGTGGCTTGGTGTGGTCCTCCAGGCAGCACTTCCCGGATGGTGAGTTTAAAAGACCAGGGAGTCTGAACAAAAAGTCACTTAGAATCTATCTACCCAAATGGCCTCATGCAAAccgacaaacttttttttttttttgagagacagagacagagagagggagcaggggaggggcagagagagagggagagagaacctcaagcaggcccCGTGCCCACAGCTCTGTGCTcatgacttggggcttgaactcagtgagatcaagagtcagacgcttaactgactgagccacccagatgccctacaacaaacatttttaaagcactttggCTTGGTTTGGGGATAGAGAGGGACTTCCCTGAGCAAGTAGCATTCTTTTCAGCTCAATGCTGGCAAGACAGGTGTGGATTCCATGGAATCCATGGTTGAAGCTGTCCAGTCTATACATTGGGGTGGTGTGGACAGTCAGTGCCCGGAGACAGCACCTGCCCCCAGGAGAGGAGGCCAGCCGGGGCACCATGATCAGTCCTGGTGGCATGTGAACGGTCTGAATGTCTCCATGGCCACTGCTAGGGTCCTTGGTGGGCGCACACATAAGGAGGCGGAGAGCAGGAGGCAGTTCAAAGCCTTTATTGTATGGGGGTGAGTGCATACAGGAATGTGCAGGGATGCTGTCACAGCTCAGTCTGGGACAGGTGACCTCCAAAGGCCAGGCAGACACTTTGGAGCAAGCCCAGTGGAGTTAGTGGGGCCCACAGAGGCCCTCTGGAGCATACCGGAGGGGCTGAGGAgcccagggctgaggctgggcgGGGGGCGGTCAGTGAGGGGCCTATCCGAGCAGGATCTGGAGCACTGGCCACCAGGGTGCGCCCCGGGAAGCCTCTAGGGTCCAGAGAGGGCATAGAGAGCGGGGCGTGGGCAGGAGGGGTGTAGGGCTGTGGGACTCTCTGGAGGAGCTGGGCGTGGGTGGGGGTCCTCCTTTCCTGACCTCACACCCACACCTGGAGAGATCGAGTCCCCAGCATGCGGGGCCTCTGGGTGGGGTCTGAGTAGCACCAAGGATGGGAGGACGGCGCCTGCGGACCGGGGAGCTGGGGGTGCCAGGCTGAGGGTGCAAggcagggcggggcagggcggggctggggccggggcaggggcgggTGTGGCCTTGGGGGCTGGGAGTTCGAGATGCTGGCTGGAAGCCGGGGCCGGGGGCGCAGGGCAGGGGACGtcggggcgggggctgggggccgcTAGCAGATCCAGCGGATGAACCTGTCGAAGAAGCTGGGCTGTGCCAGGCTGTCGTAGTCCTTCTCGCGGAAGATGGCGGCCGCGTCGCCCAGGCTGATCTTGGACAGCACGTCCGCGTCCACGTCGCCGCCCACGGCCACCACGGTGGGCACCACGTTCTGCTTACGCATGGAGTGCACCGCCTCCTCCAGGCTGTCGTTGCCCGTGACGCCGTCGGTGAGGAACACGAAGGCCAGCTCGGCGTGGCGGCGCGCACCCGGGCGCGCACCGCGCACCACGTGGTTGATGGCGTGCACTATGCCCGCGCCCACGTGTGAGAAGGAGTTGAGGTAGCGCGCGCCCTCCAGCGCCTCGTGGATGACCGTCAGGTTGGACGTGAGCGGGAAGGCCACCTGCTGCTCGCCCGGGCCCCCGAACTGCAGCAGGGCCACGCGCGCGTTGAGCGGGTCGTCGTCCCTGCGCGCCAGCGTCAGCCGCCGGGACACCTCCTCCACGAAGCGCCGCGCCTTGTGGAAGTTCTGCTCGCCCAGCCGCTCGGAGCCGTCCAGCAGGAAGACGATGTCCACAGGCCGTTGCGTGCACTGGGCCACGTACAGCTCTGGGGGCAAAACGGGGTGGTGGGCGGGCGACCGGCTACCTGTCCCGGCCGCCGCAGGCCCTGGCGCAGCCTGGCGCCCCGCCTGGCGGTGCCCTGTGCCCATCTATGTACACCGCCCCCGACTGGAGCCCTAAGAGCCACCAGGGTTGTGGGGTGGTGTCCAAAGTCACCCATCATAGGGAACCCCTACCCCAGTGGCCCCAGGCGAGGATGGGGGCTCCTGCCCCATGTCCTCGGAACCTGTCACCATCTTTGCTGGTTTTGCTCTCACCAGGAAATGTCCCCCAATGTGAGGGCCG contains these protein-coding regions:
- the FTCD gene encoding formimidoyltransferase-cyclodeaminase isoform X2, whose amino-acid sequence is MSQHKGEHPRMGALDVCPFIPVRGVTMDECVLCAQAFGQRLAEELGVPVYLYGEAAQTAGRRTLPAIRAGEYEALPEKLKQAEWVPDFGPSSFVPSWGATVTGARKFLIAFNINLLSTKEQAHRIALNLREQGRGKDKPGRLKKVQGIGWYLDEKNLAQVSTNLLDFEVTALHTVYEETCREAQELSLPVVGSQLVGLVPLKALLDAAAFYCKKENLFILEEEHRIRLVVNRLGLDSLSPFNPKERIIEYLVPNSGPEQSLVSKSLCAFVREVGARSAAPGGGSVAAASAAMGAALASMAGLMTYGRRQFEHLDATMRRLIPPFHAASAELTALVDADARAFQAYLEATKLPKDTPEDRDRRAAALQEGLRQAVAVPLALAEKVASLWPALQELAQCGNLACRSDLQVAAKALETGVFGAYFNVLINLKDVTDSAFKEQTRQHISSLLQEAKTQAALVLDRLEARQE